One window of Myripristis murdjan chromosome 8, fMyrMur1.1, whole genome shotgun sequence genomic DNA carries:
- the mfsd6l gene encoding major facilitator superfamily domain-containing protein 6-like, whose translation MTRNKQIDIKGALALAGTFNFLYSCAKACILPFLTLYFRQQGLTPVMTGIVMGTKHLVSLIWSPVASLLSKHYNKRRVVITGSLVCSAAVALLLLLIPSSDVDPQTSYCNMSELSTGLTADVGDDLLVSSAGPTAASNLTRSNVNAAPVSQSNATLPTKTLGDTNETSHPQLAQVKNVSRMVSDSLGKPNTNRSSSSSSLPPPARNKRSRAGSGSVAHHQERKTGMEEEGHFEFLGSLKMMDAQHQLFFLILIIVSIWESLSTPLEWTADDGLYEYLDFVDASDRYGSTGVWGMLGATCGVGGVGLLVSQLSCVIAGQMPRSAVHFYCYAGVTALALPVAVFLPLYLNKKRNRANGLLKAMQLVCGHPRALLCAVTTLLVGIAGSAVDNFLLWQMQDHGSGELHMGLCLALALLSQAAFPLLAGRLSKLFSPDRLLIIGATGFALQCFYYSFLWGPWAVLPAQLLSCFSCGALSWAVKLQCEDVATPGAERGVRRVYQALSVELGAGLGSFAGGFVVQRFGLAWFFRGTAVVLMLWCVCLPLLQWKAPRQRRINYSRLLAADASEASDSDSEQERDWLDKAMEDDKSNNNHGRRINH comes from the coding sequence ATGACAAGGAACAAGCAGATTGACATCAAGGGTGCCCTGGCTCTGGCCGGCACCTTTAACTTCCTGTACTCCTGTGCCAAAGCCTGCATCCTGCCCTTCCTCACCCTGTACTTTAGACAGCAAGGCCTGACTCCCGTCATGACAGGTATTGTCATGGGAACTAAGCACCTCGTATCTCTGATCTGGAGCCCTGTGGCTAGTCTGCTGTCCAAGCACTACAATAAGAGGCGGGTGGTCATAACTGGTTCTCTTGTTTGTTCGGCGGCAGTCgctctgcttctgcttcttaTCCCGTCCTCAGATGTGGACCCACAGACCAGCTACTGTAACATGTCTGAACTGAGCACCGGTCTGACTGCAGATGTGGGTGATGACCTGCTTGTGAGTAGCGCAGGACCTACGGCGGCATCAAATCTGACCCGCTCAAATGTCAATGCTGCTCCTGTCTCGCAATCTAATGCCACTTTACCTACAAAGACACTTGGTGACACGAATGAAACATCTCATCCTCAACTAgcacaagtgaaaaatgtgtctcGGATGGTAAGCGATAGTCTAGGAAAACCAAACACCAACAGGTCTAGCAGTAGCTCCTCACTGCCACCCCCGGCGAGAAACAAGAGGTCCCGGGCTGGATCAGGGTCAGTGGCACATcatcaagaaagaaaaacagggatggaggaggagggccaTTTTGAATTCCTCGGCAGCCTGAAGATGATGGACGCTCAGCACCAGCTCTTCTTCCTTATCCTGATTATAGTGTCGATATGGGAGTCTTTATCCACTCCTCTAGAGTGGACGGCAGATGACGGCCTGTATGAGTATCTAGATTTTGTGGATGCCTCGGACCGCTATGGCAGCACAGGGGTGTGGGGGATGCTAGGAGCCACCTGTGGGGTTGGAGGTGTGGGGCTGCTGGTGAGCCAATTAAGCTGTGTCATTGCTGGTCAGATGCCCAGGAGCGCTGTGCATTTCTACTGCTATGCTGGGGTGACCGCTCTGGCCCTGCCTGTGGCGGTGTTTCTGCCTCTCTACCTGAACAAGAAGCGAAACAGGGCCAACGGGCTCCTCAAAGCCATGCAGCTGGTATGCGGGCACCCTCGGGCCCTGCTCTGCGCAGTCACTACCCTCCTGGTCGGGATCGCAGGCTCAGCTGTGGATAACTTCCTTCTTTGGCAGATGCAGGACCATGGGAGTGGTGAGCTGCACATGGGGCTGTGTCTCGCCCTGGCACTGCTCTCACAGGCAGCCTTCCCTCTGCTGGCCGGTCGGCTATCCAAGCTCTTCAGCCCAGACAGGCTGCTCATAATTGGGGCTACAGGTTTTGCACTACAGTGCTTCTATTACTCCTTTCTCTGGGGACCTTGGGCTGTACTCCCTGCACAGTTGTTGAGCTGCTTCAGCTGTGGAGCTCTTTCATGGGCAGTGAAGCTTCAGTGTGAGGATGTGGCTACACCAGGTGCTGAGAGGGGTGTGAGGAGGGTCTACCAGGCCCTGTCTGTGGAGCTGGGAGCAGGCCTGGGGAGCTTCGCTGGGGGCTTTGTGGTCCAGAGGTTTGGGCTGGCATGGTTCTTCAGAGGCACTGCGGTGGTACTgatgctgtggtgtgtgtgcctgcctctGCTCCAGTGGAAGGCCCCTCGCCAGCGCAGGATTAACTACTCCCGTCTTTTGGCAGCTGATGCCAGTGAGGCCAGTGACTCAGATTCTGAACAGGAGAGAGACTGGCTGGATAAAGCAATGGAGGATGACAAAAGCAATAACAACCATGGAAGGAGGATAAACCACTGA